Proteins from one Chaetodon auriga isolate fChaAug3 chromosome 19, fChaAug3.hap1, whole genome shotgun sequence genomic window:
- the esm1 gene encoding endothelial cell-specific molecule 1 yields the protein MNHRSLHSSLPEVVRVSVSPRDRSSKKKTRSLPQAPRPHPVMSFLLITVLSSLLVQDAEAWGANVKYAVNCPDRCSAERCGGTQRCTRTVLDDCGCCQVCAAGRGEHCYRTVSGMHGVKCGPGLFCEFYKDEDDYGDEYGICKDCLYGTYGVECRKTCNCKGGICDRETGACLTLKFFAKIASKLKTEPQTGGEVGSGEVSTAQSTDQHTDRSTAPKRLSPR from the exons ATGAACCATAGGTCACTCCACTCAAGTCTCCCAGAGGTGGTCcgcgtctctgtctctccccgaGACCGCTCATCCAAGAAGAAGACCCGCAGCCTTCCCCAGGCTCCCCGACCGCATCCAGTGAtgtcttttctcctcatcaCAGTCTTGTCTTCACTTCTAGTGCAAGATGCTGAGGCGTGGGGCGCCAATGTCAAGTACGCGGTGAACTGCCCGGACAGATGCAGCGCGGAGCGGTGTGGCGGGACGCAGCGGTGCACACGGACCGTCCTGGATGACTGCGGCTGTTGCCAGGTCTGTGCAGCCGGCAGAGGGGAGCACTGTTACCGCACAGTGTCGGGGATGCACGGGGTGAAGTGCGGACCGGGATTATTCTGCGAGTTCTACAAGGATGAAGACGATTACGGAGACGAATATGGGATCTGCAAGG ACTGCCTGTATGGAACCTATggagttgagtgccgcaagaCATGCAACTGCAAAGGAGGCATATGTGACAGGGAGACAGGAGCGTGTCTCACCCTCAAATTCTTTGCCAAAATCGCCAGCAAGCTCAAGACTGAGCCacaaacag GGGGAGAGGTGGGCTCAGGAGAGGTCAGCACTGCCCAGAGCACAgatcaacacacagacagatccaCCGCTCCAAAGCGGCTCAGCCCTCGCTGA